Proteins from a genomic interval of Geodermatophilus obscurus DSM 43160:
- a CDS encoding IS5 family transposase, translating to MCECLDREAYPSSLTDAQWAVVEPLLPVRDPRRGGRPLTYDRRLVLDTILYVLVSGCAWRQVPHDLAPWDAAYRWFRAWSADGTWDRVHDQLRDRLRAREGRTVQPSAAVLDSQSARSAEGGEAIGYDAGKRVRGRKRHLLVDTGGLLLRAVVHSASVQDRAGARQVLTGIHALFPLLALVWVDGGYVNVVDAGLVGWARRAEDLEIVAVARNADRRGFQVLPRRWVVERTFGWLTRCRRLARDYERKTSHAEAMIKVAMIRLMAARLAGEDRQPHGAIETEAARRLAKDLDRDQ from the coding sequence ATGTGCGAATGCCTGGATCGGGAGGCGTATCCCAGTTCGCTGACCGATGCGCAGTGGGCGGTGGTCGAGCCGCTGCTGCCGGTTCGTGATCCTCGGCGCGGTGGGCGGCCGCTGACGTACGACCGCCGGCTGGTGCTCGACACGATCCTGTACGTGCTGGTCAGTGGCTGCGCCTGGCGTCAGGTGCCGCATGACCTGGCGCCCTGGGACGCGGCCTATCGATGGTTCCGCGCCTGGAGCGCCGATGGCACCTGGGACCGGGTGCACGACCAGTTGCGCGATCGACTGCGGGCCCGGGAGGGACGCACCGTGCAGCCGTCGGCGGCGGTGCTGGATTCGCAGTCCGCGCGCAGCGCCGAGGGCGGGGAGGCCATCGGCTACGACGCCGGCAAGCGGGTACGCGGCCGCAAACGGCATCTACTGGTCGACACCGGCGGCCTGCTGCTGCGCGCGGTGGTGCACTCGGCCAGCGTGCAAGACCGCGCCGGCGCCCGGCAGGTGCTGACCGGCATCCATGCGTTGTTCCCGCTGCTGGCGCTGGTCTGGGTCGACGGCGGTTACGTCAACGTGGTCGATGCCGGGCTGGTCGGTTGGGCCCGGCGCGCCGAAGACCTCGAAATAGTGGCCGTGGCGCGCAACGCTGACCGCAGGGGCTTTCAGGTGCTGCCCCGCCGCTGGGTGGTGGAGCGGACCTTCGGCTGGCTGACGAGGTGCAGACGGTTGGCACGCGACTACGAACGCAAGACCAGTCACGCCGAGGCCATGATCAAGGTGGCGATGATCCGGCTGATGGCCGCCCGCCTGGCCGGTGAGGACCGCCAACCCCACGGCGCCATCGAGACCGAAGCTGCCCGTCGCCTCGCCAAGGATCTCGACAGAGACCAGTAG
- a CDS encoding NAD(P)/FAD-dependent oxidoreductase, whose protein sequence is MRGGRVEGVRFGDDRVTAPFVIDATGANGCLRWALGLGVSVRSPRLTASYGYVRRDDGPPPRLEGDEHGWTWTAQVGPALAHWCRLPFCGARSRVDAPTLLRRCPAVGGVRAVDVTWRRVHPAAGPGYLLAGDAAFVLDPASSHGVLRALLSGMRAAQVVVDVLAGGADPVLTAHGYDAWIRAWFEHDVERLTRLYDQINPRWSCGPAVHDPQQRARA, encoded by the coding sequence GTGCGGGGCGGGCGCGTCGAGGGCGTGCGCTTCGGGGACGACCGCGTCACCGCGCCCTTTGTAATCGACGCCACCGGGGCCAACGGGTGCTTGCGGTGGGCCCTGGGGCTCGGGGTGTCGGTGCGTTCGCCCCGGCTAACGGCCTCGTACGGCTATGTCCGGCGCGACGACGGTCCACCGCCGCGGCTGGAGGGCGACGAGCACGGCTGGACCTGGACCGCGCAGGTCGGACCTGCCCTGGCGCACTGGTGCCGGCTGCCCTTCTGCGGTGCGCGATCACGAGTCGACGCGCCAACGTTGCTGCGCCGCTGCCCGGCCGTCGGTGGCGTGCGGGCGGTCGACGTCACCTGGAGGAGGGTCCATCCCGCGGCCGGCCCGGGGTACCTCCTCGCCGGCGACGCCGCGTTCGTGCTGGACCCCGCCTCCTCGCACGGCGTGCTCCGGGCCCTGCTGTCGGGGATGCGCGCCGCACAGGTGGTGGTGGACGTCCTGGCCGGCGGAGCCGATCCGGTGCTCACTGCACACGGTTACGACGCATGGATCCGGGCGTGGTTTGAGCACGACGTCGAGCGGCTGACCCGCCTCTACGACCAGATCAATCCGCGGTGGTCGTGCGGGCCCGCCGTCCACGACCCACAGCAGCGGGCGCGAGCGTGA
- a CDS encoding M28 family peptidase, translated as MDPLTGTVVFFDIGGTLASVYISAGGDRIERLAVYPDVLGILRGLRQRKVRLGVVSDPGPLPAEEVDRALAEVGLLEFFEPDLVVYGRKDSPRVFEHAAERAGAADRLLFVGEDANERAQALRAGMLVAPHPRLAEAVLNGQAHLRYLRITVPAWHATEEWRAALRDLPLLAVHTTGPAGTTVYAVATTSAAAQLDDLGFRVDRLGVEDEPLTTDLYVLRDDRQTESGFLAPDGNSQALLGTGTAAGTVLASTDDGLVVAVPAGVSVETYHFDRTRHGHNLRLVPTVQALARVDEAPPTPAPEAVPVTITPEERQVIEARTRPQDVSDHLARYTGAAPAGEGAELITSRHIQHPDNAAAVDALVADLDRIGAGRFVVRRHSFPHEGQQLQNVEAELPGTGLDGVVLVTAHMDSTGALHPGYKPSLDPAPGADDDGSGVAGVLAAADAVQALDAALGIPRRAVRFVLFNAEEHGLVGSLAYAGDQASLGDPVVGVFQMDMIGWDVLPGRTFELHAGITGRPVVEERSLALARRIADLVPQISPGLPAPQVYPHDGEPDPAEARSDHFSFQLYGHPACLASEDLFAGPGSDAPPAEMNPHYHTPADASINADYASDIVRAVTAAAWFTATR; from the coding sequence ATGGACCCGCTGACCGGCACGGTGGTCTTCTTCGACATCGGCGGCACGCTGGCCTCGGTTTACATCTCCGCGGGCGGGGACCGGATCGAGCGCCTTGCCGTCTACCCCGATGTGCTCGGGATCCTCCGTGGTCTCCGGCAGCGCAAGGTCCGGCTGGGCGTTGTCTCCGACCCCGGACCCCTGCCCGCCGAGGAGGTCGACCGGGCACTGGCGGAGGTCGGCCTCCTGGAGTTCTTCGAGCCGGATCTGGTCGTCTACGGTCGGAAGGACTCCCCCCGCGTCTTCGAGCACGCCGCCGAGCGCGCCGGGGCCGCAGACCGGCTGCTGTTCGTTGGCGAGGACGCGAACGAGCGCGCGCAGGCGCTGCGCGCCGGGATGCTCGTGGCGCCGCACCCGCGGCTGGCGGAGGCGGTGCTGAACGGGCAGGCACACCTGCGCTACCTGCGGATCACCGTCCCGGCGTGGCACGCCACCGAGGAGTGGCGGGCGGCGCTGCGGGACCTGCCGCTGCTGGCCGTGCACACCACGGGCCCGGCCGGCACCACGGTCTACGCCGTCGCAACGACGTCGGCCGCCGCGCAGCTGGACGACCTGGGCTTCCGGGTGGACCGCCTGGGGGTCGAGGACGAACCGCTCACCACGGACCTGTACGTCCTGCGCGACGACCGCCAGACCGAGAGCGGCTTCCTCGCGCCGGACGGCAACTCGCAGGCTCTGCTGGGGACGGGCACGGCGGCTGGCACGGTGCTCGCCTCGACCGACGACGGCCTGGTGGTCGCCGTCCCGGCCGGGGTGTCGGTCGAGACGTACCACTTCGACCGGACCCGGCACGGCCACAACCTGAGGCTGGTCCCGACCGTGCAGGCGCTCGCCCGGGTCGATGAGGCCCCCCCGACTCCCGCGCCCGAAGCCGTCCCCGTGACCATCACCCCCGAGGAGCGTCAGGTCATCGAGGCCAGGACCCGCCCGCAGGACGTCAGCGACCACCTCGCGCGCTACACGGGGGCCGCGCCGGCCGGCGAGGGGGCCGAGCTCATCACCAGCCGGCACATCCAGCACCCGGACAACGCCGCCGCCGTCGACGCCCTGGTGGCCGACCTCGACCGGATCGGCGCCGGGCGGTTCGTCGTCCGCCGGCACTCCTTCCCGCACGAGGGCCAGCAGCTGCAGAACGTCGAGGCCGAGCTGCCCGGCACCGGACTCGACGGCGTCGTGCTGGTGACGGCCCACATGGACTCCACGGGCGCACTGCACCCCGGGTACAAGCCCTCCCTTGACCCGGCTCCGGGCGCCGACGATGACGGCAGCGGGGTCGCCGGGGTGCTCGCCGCCGCGGACGCGGTCCAGGCGCTGGACGCCGCGCTGGGGATCCCCCGGCGGGCCGTGCGGTTCGTCCTGTTCAACGCGGAGGAGCACGGCCTGGTCGGCAGCCTGGCCTACGCGGGCGACCAGGCGTCGCTGGGCGACCCGGTCGTCGGCGTGTTTCAGATGGACATGATCGGCTGGGACGTGCTGCCGGGGCGCACCTTCGAGCTGCACGCCGGGATCACCGGCCGTCCGGTGGTCGAGGAGCGGTCGCTGGCACTCGCACGGAGGATCGCCGACCTCGTCCCGCAGATTTCACCTGGCCTGCCGGCCCCGCAGGTCTACCCCCATGACGGGGAGCCGGACCCGGCGGAGGCGCGCAGCGACCACTTCAGCTTTCAGCTGTATGGCCATCCGGCGTGCCTGGCCTCGGAGGACCTCTTCGCCGGGCCCGGGAGCGATGCGCCGCCTGCCGAGATGAACCCGCACTACCACACGCCGGCGGACGCCTCGATCAACGCCGACTACGCCTCCGACATCGTCCGGGCGGTCACCGCGGCCGCCTGGTTCACCGCCACGCGGTGA
- a CDS encoding FAD-dependent oxidoreductase, with protein MTGTADLVVVGGGPAGTAAAICAAQAGLRVTLLERAVFPRPRPGETLHPGVGVVLSRLGVGDAVEAASPIRPEGQVVAWGSAPRHVHYGRDQRGVWRAFQVRRDVLDVILLRGCWVTA; from the coding sequence GTGACCGGGACCGCAGACCTCGTCGTGGTGGGTGGCGGACCCGCCGGGACCGCGGCGGCCATCTGCGCCGCGCAGGCCGGCCTGCGGGTCACCCTGCTCGAGAGAGCCGTGTTCCCGCGGCCGCGTCCCGGCGAGACGCTCCATCCCGGCGTCGGGGTCGTCCTGAGCCGGCTCGGTGTCGGCGACGCCGTGGAGGCCGCCAGCCCGATCAGGCCGGAGGGCCAGGTCGTCGCGTGGGGCTCGGCGCCTCGCCACGTGCATTACGGCCGGGACCAACGCGGCGTGTGGCGGGCCTTCCAAGTCCGCCGCGACGTGCTCGACGTGATCCTGCTGAGAGGGTGTTGGGTAACCGCCTGA
- a CDS encoding VOC family protein gives MSSNDADYQGPPLIGRSTGRGLYLRVDDVDGAFERAVAAGAEPVIAPENTPFHTRRARVPDPGGQE, from the coding sequence GTGAGCAGTAACGACGCCGACTACCAGGGACCGCCGCTGATCGGACGGTCCACCGGACGCGGTCTCTACCTGCGCGTCGACGACGTCGACGGGGCGTTCGAGCGGGCCGTTGCCGCCGGTGCCGAGCCGGTCATCGCGCCGGAGAACACTCCCTTCCACACCCGGCGGGCGCGGGTCCCGGACCCCGGCGGTCAGGAGTAA
- a CDS encoding thermonuclease family protein, whose amino-acid sequence MPIRMLSVDTPEVTARSADRAAAVDRQFAQLAEWIDRGRAPISPGLAAHLLPKLATGKAGTLQFEQGQAASAFAKQNIDTRLTRPDGSRRNLFIRVTDPLFDTNGRLLAYIAPNYSPRERETLSRAQRATFNLDLVTHGWAAPFVLYPSIPGELDLPLLVAAAATARTDGKGIWSDPAALLAYEYRAMEKLYAITKRIVAGEEVRGAAAFEWRERYCADMRDRVLHGPEDYMNVLPEYRLWVWPDDVATAVSRLNLVPAPALSHVD is encoded by the coding sequence ATGCCGATCCGCATGCTGTCGGTGGACACCCCGGAGGTGACGGCGAGGAGTGCCGACCGGGCCGCCGCCGTCGATCGCCAGTTCGCGCAGCTGGCCGAGTGGATCGACCGGGGCCGGGCACCAATCTCACCCGGACTGGCGGCGCACCTGCTGCCGAAGCTGGCCACGGGCAAGGCGGGCACGCTGCAGTTCGAGCAGGGGCAGGCGGCGTCGGCGTTCGCGAAGCAGAACATCGACACCCGGCTGACCCGCCCGGACGGGTCCCGCCGCAACCTGTTCATCCGGGTCACCGATCCCCTGTTCGACACCAACGGCAGGCTGCTGGCCTACATCGCCCCCAACTACAGCCCGCGGGAGCGCGAGACCCTGTCCCGGGCCCAGCGGGCCACGTTCAACCTCGACCTGGTGACCCACGGCTGGGCCGCCCCGTTCGTGCTCTACCCATCGATCCCCGGGGAACTGGACCTGCCCCTGCTCGTCGCCGCGGCCGCCACCGCCCGCACCGATGGGAAGGGCATCTGGTCGGATCCCGCGGCGCTGCTGGCCTACGAGTACCGGGCGATGGAAAAGCTGTACGCCATCACGAAGAGGATCGTCGCCGGCGAGGAAGTGCGGGGTGCGGCCGCCTTCGAGTGGCGCGAGCGCTACTGCGCCGACATGCGGGACCGAGTGCTGCACGGCCCCGAGGACTACATGAACGTGCTGCCGGAGTACCGGTTGTGGGTCTGGCCCGACGACGTGGCCACGGCGGTCAGCCGGCTCAACCTCGTTCCGGCGCCCGCCCTCTCCCACGTCGATTGA
- a CDS encoding protealysin inhibitor emfourin, producing MRVSLATHGGLAAGLRLGRRPSTLDTSGLTAAEAGELTRLVEAARTASPQGGAAGGAGDAMSYEVTVDTGADHGGPVVLRQTDTSMTADFAALLRWLQEHLPQAGA from the coding sequence ATGAGGGTGTCCCTGGCGACGCACGGCGGGCTGGCGGCCGGGCTGCGGCTCGGCCGCCGGCCGTCGACGTTGGACACCTCAGGGCTGACCGCAGCCGAGGCCGGGGAGTTGACCCGCCTGGTCGAGGCCGCCCGCACGGCGTCCCCGCAGGGCGGCGCGGCGGGAGGTGCCGGCGACGCGATGAGCTACGAGGTCACCGTCGACACCGGAGCCGACCACGGCGGACCGGTGGTCCTCCGGCAGACCGACACGTCGATGACCGCGGACTTCGCGGCGCTGCTCCGCTGGCTGCAGGAGCACCTCCCGCAGGCGGGTGCCTGA
- a CDS encoding cupredoxin domain-containing protein, which yields MSKTVIVDIRFDRFPEVTVPPGTYVVWRNLDPHAHSAETRREDPDYFNAGAMLPGHTSSPISFDEPGQFDYLCRFHTDMVGRITVAQGANIGRHAGPVEPLGDDHGHGHGLHHYHGFVTGGRSADRLYMSHTPVLADARHNYQVILQGRFEDPAQGETYEELRRSDYGHGVVQIFHDHMSMPDIGNGTVKLLPDASVSYYPGGQQRTIPGLESGVRIALDQVIHFHQFDTEADHPHELTYLMYGDQADVFIDHLINRAPSFHSVAKLSSAPPGWVGSSGAVEFTVPGRSMRDVPNRLLDRVSIVDNSFHLFWLLPPGFLERQAQDPLIRRGLPPGVPHPHDIRLATGETARIEIERFLHFDIRLLNYGVLIV from the coding sequence ATGTCCAAGACAGTGATCGTCGACATCAGGTTCGACCGGTTCCCCGAGGTCACCGTGCCGCCGGGGACATACGTGGTGTGGCGGAACCTCGATCCGCACGCGCACTCGGCGGAAACCCGAAGGGAGGACCCCGACTACTTCAACGCCGGCGCCATGCTGCCCGGTCACACCTCGAGCCCGATCTCCTTCGATGAGCCCGGTCAGTTCGACTACCTCTGCCGGTTCCACACCGACATGGTCGGCCGCATCACCGTCGCCCAGGGCGCCAACATCGGCCGCCACGCCGGGCCCGTGGAACCACTCGGGGACGACCACGGCCACGGCCACGGCCTGCACCACTACCACGGCTTCGTCACCGGCGGCCGGTCCGCCGACCGCCTCTACATGTCACATACGCCCGTGCTCGCCGACGCGCGCCACAACTACCAGGTGATCCTCCAAGGCCGTTTCGAGGACCCCGCGCAGGGAGAAACCTACGAGGAGCTCCGTCGGTCGGACTACGGGCACGGCGTCGTGCAGATCTTCCACGACCACATGTCGATGCCCGACATCGGCAACGGGACGGTGAAGCTGCTCCCCGACGCCTCGGTGAGCTACTACCCCGGGGGCCAGCAGAGGACGATCCCCGGGCTGGAGTCCGGGGTCCGCATCGCCCTGGACCAGGTGATCCACTTCCATCAGTTCGACACGGAGGCGGACCATCCACACGAACTGACCTACCTCATGTACGGGGACCAGGCCGACGTCTTCATCGACCACCTGATCAACCGGGCGCCCAGCTTCCACTCGGTAGCCAAGCTGTCGTCCGCCCCGCCGGGCTGGGTCGGGAGCAGCGGTGCAGTGGAGTTCACCGTGCCCGGCCGGAGCATGAGAGATGTCCCAAACCGGCTCCTGGACCGAGTGTCGATCGTGGACAACAGCTTCCACCTCTTCTGGCTCCTCCCGCCTGGGTTCCTCGAGCGGCAGGCGCAGGACCCGCTGATTCGCCGCGGCCTCCCGCCCGGAGTACCCCACCCGCACGACATCCGGCTGGCGACCGGCGAGACGGCCCGCATCGAGATCGAGCGCTTCCTGCACTTCGACATCCGCCTGTTGAACTACGGGGTCCTGATTGTGTAG
- a CDS encoding M4 family metallopeptidase: protein MNQAFDGLGSTRQFYQDVLQRNSIDDRGMRLDAYVHRGVRYNNAFWNGQVMVFGDGDGVVFTDFTASLDVIAHELTHGVTEHTAGLDYHNQSGALNESMSDVMGVLVKQWSLRQTADQADWLIGADIFTPGIGADALRSLKAPGQAYDNDLLGKDPQPAHMRDYVELPDTEEGDNGGVHINSGIPNKAFYVTALEIGGYAWEVAGRIWYESLRASTATTEFQEFADTTFVKAGELYGIDSAEQKAVQTGWDGVGITVTSEPTAMRGSGVPSGTDSVADVVRHLAEMSASIENLRRDLQRQAVGGGRPAPPLA, encoded by the coding sequence GTGAACCAGGCCTTTGACGGACTGGGCTCGACTCGGCAGTTCTACCAGGACGTGCTCCAGCGCAACTCGATCGACGACCGGGGCATGCGGTTGGACGCCTACGTCCACCGGGGCGTGCGGTACAACAACGCCTTCTGGAACGGTCAGGTGATGGTGTTCGGCGACGGTGACGGAGTCGTCTTCACCGACTTCACGGCCTCTCTGGACGTCATTGCGCACGAGCTGACCCACGGGGTCACCGAGCACACGGCCGGGCTGGATTACCACAACCAGTCAGGTGCGCTGAACGAGTCGATGTCGGACGTGATGGGCGTGCTCGTCAAGCAGTGGTCGCTTCGGCAGACCGCGGACCAGGCGGACTGGCTGATCGGTGCCGACATCTTCACCCCGGGCATCGGGGCCGACGCGCTGCGCTCGCTGAAGGCGCCGGGGCAGGCCTACGACAACGACCTGCTCGGCAAGGACCCGCAGCCGGCGCACATGCGCGACTACGTCGAGCTCCCGGACACCGAGGAAGGTGACAACGGTGGTGTGCACATCAATTCGGGCATCCCGAACAAGGCCTTCTACGTGACCGCTTTGGAGATCGGCGGATACGCCTGGGAGGTCGCCGGCCGCATTTGGTACGAGTCCCTGCGGGCCTCCACCGCGACGACGGAGTTCCAGGAGTTCGCCGACACCACGTTCGTCAAGGCCGGTGAGCTGTACGGCATCGACTCCGCCGAGCAGAAGGCGGTGCAGACGGGCTGGGACGGCGTGGGTATCACGGTCACCTCCGAGCCCACGGCGATGCGGGGGAGCGGCGTCCCGAGCGGGACTGACTCCGTTGCCGACGTGGTGCGGCACCTCGCCGAGATGTCCGCGTCCATCGAGAACCTGCGCCGCGACCTGCAGCGGCAGGCCGTCGGCGGGGGTCGTCCGGCGCCGCCGCTCGCATGA